From the genome of Onthophagus taurus isolate NC chromosome 5, IU_Otau_3.0, whole genome shotgun sequence, one region includes:
- the LOC111426351 gene encoding macoilin-1 isoform X1: MKRRNAEFGKMRRPVKRTKIEGIYGSAFLYVKLLVLWVLVILADFILEFRFEFLWPFYLLIRSVYDSFRYQGLAFSVFFVCVALTSDMLCFFFIPVQWLFFAASTYVWVQYVWHTDKGVCVPTVVLWAVVVYLEAAVRLRDVKHMPGHLDLCRPFAAHCIGYPVVTLGFGFKSYIGFRMRQRKQRDVAKENEFYMQLMQQALPMDTTPQVQENPSTTIVALNHSVQKEKKKEERNGHVSNGTLANGVHSQKSQRKSVEKFKEENHERHEKRDKPSHAHTNGLITQEESVPHPPIVEATEQKPPTTRRREKKEQDKDREAAECLQRLELEAKRLRNELQCSRSSEQDLRLQVAALTTSEKVLRGDILTLQHNVEDLQNKLQSSQSTKNTDRQMISYLERKVQEEKRNRQNCEAQIAQERKSRKQEEARAAQVAAQNNRGECTESCKSRRRELENDLQECRTTQRWTEERMAALERENTLLIEKLRDTDLLRSALDTLQDQNTHLENSLSAETRIKLDLFSALGEAKRQLEIRDSQNRLQEKEIEELKSKIAQVLAVMPNDTFGSPTPSSAISRVRLAESPPGSTLDPNATAYTPKGSLVASTEA; this comes from the exons ATGAAGAGACGCAATGCTGAGTTCGGAAAAATGAGAAGACCCGTGAAACGGACCAAGATCGAGGGAATATACGGCAG TGCTTTCCTGTACGTGAAGTTGTTAGTGTTGTGGGTATTGGTAATACTAGCAGACTTCATCCTCGAGTTTCGTTTCGAATTCTTATGGCCGTTTTACCTATTAATTCGGTCGGTATACGACTCGTTTAGATACCAAGGTCTGGCGTTTTCGGTGTTCTTTGTGTGCGTCGCGTTAACATCCGACATGTTGTGTTTCTTTTTCATCCCGGTGCAGTGGTTGTTCTTTGCGGCCAGCACGTACGTGTGGGTGCAGTATGTGTGGCACACGGACAAGGGGGTCTGCGTGCCGACGGTGGTGCTGTGGGCGGTCGTCGTTTACTTGGAGGCGGCGGTACGGTTGCGCGACGTCAAGCACATGCCTGGACATCTCGATTTATGTCGACCGTTCGCCGCGCATTGCATCGGGTATCCAGTTGTTACACTCGGGTTTGGGTTTAAATCATACATCGGGTTTCGGATGCGGCAGAGGAAGCAACGGGACGTAGCGaaagaaaacgaattttataTGCAATTAATGCAACAGGCTTTACCTATGGATACTACACCAcag GTTCAAGAAAATCCTTCAACCACAATAGTCGCATTAAACCATTcagtacaaaaagaaaagaaaaaagaggaAAGAAATGGGCATGTTTCAAATGGAACCCTAGCGAACGGAGTCCACAGTCAGAAGTCGCAAAGAAAATCGGTGGAAAAATTCAAAGAAGAGAACCATGAGAGGCACGAAAAACGAGATAAACCTAGTCACGCACACACAAACGGACTCATTACTCAAGAAGAGTCCGTGCCTCATCCTCCAATCGTTGAAGCAACAGAACAGAAGCCTCCAACGACGAGGCGGAGAGAGAAAAAAGAACAAGATAAAGATCGGGAGGCGGCCGAATGCCTACAAAGGTTAGAATTAGAAGCGAAACGATTAAGAAACGAGTTGCAATGCTCGCGGTCGAGCGAGCAAGATTTAAGGTTGCAAGTGGCCGCTTTAACAACCAGCGAAAAAGTATTAAGGGGTGATATACTCACGTTACAGCACAACGTCGAGgacttacaaaataaattacaaagttcGCAGAGTACTAAAAACACAGACCGTCAAATGATTAGTTATTTAGAACGTAAGGTTCAAGAGGAGAAACGAAACCGACAGAATTGTGAGGCACAAATAGCTCAAGAACGAAAAAGTAGAAAACAAGAAGAAGCTAGAGCTGCGCAg gTTGCGGCACAAAATAACAGGGGCGAATGTACAGAGTCGTGTAAATCGCGCAGGCGCGAATTAGAAAACGACTTACAAGAGTGTCGAACGACGCAACGATGGACTGAAGAACGTATGGCAGCTTTAGAACGGGAGAACACACTGTTAATTGAGAAATTACGCGACACCGATCTGCTTAGGTCCGCGCTCGATACGTTGCAAGACCAAAACACCCACCTTGAGAATTCACTCTCCGCCGAAACGAGAATCAAACTCGATCTGTTTAGCGCTTTGGGTGAAGCGAAAAGACAATTGGAGATACGCGACA GTCAAAATCGACtccaagaaaaagaaatcgaagaattaaaaagtaaaattgcCCAAGTTTTGGCGGTGATGCCAAATGATACGTTTGGAAGTCCGACACCTTCCAGCGCGATATCGAGGGTGAGACTGGCTGAAAGTCCCCCTGGTTCGACGTTGGATCCAAACGCGACGGCCTACACCCCGAAAGGCTCGCTGGTGGCGTCAACGGAAGCTTGA
- the LOC111426351 gene encoding macoilin-1 isoform X2: MLCFFFIPVQWLFFAASTYVWVQYVWHTDKGVCVPTVVLWAVVVYLEAAVRLRDVKHMPGHLDLCRPFAAHCIGYPVVTLGFGFKSYIGFRMRQRKQRDVAKENEFYMQLMQQALPMDTTPQVQENPSTTIVALNHSVQKEKKKEERNGHVSNGTLANGVHSQKSQRKSVEKFKEENHERHEKRDKPSHAHTNGLITQEESVPHPPIVEATEQKPPTTRRREKKEQDKDREAAECLQRLELEAKRLRNELQCSRSSEQDLRLQVAALTTSEKVLRGDILTLQHNVEDLQNKLQSSQSTKNTDRQMISYLERKVQEEKRNRQNCEAQIAQERKSRKQEEARAAQVAAQNNRGECTESCKSRRRELENDLQECRTTQRWTEERMAALERENTLLIEKLRDTDLLRSALDTLQDQNTHLENSLSAETRIKLDLFSALGEAKRQLEIRDSQNRLQEKEIEELKSKIAQVLAVMPNDTFGSPTPSSAISRVRLAESPPGSTLDPNATAYTPKGSLVASTEA, translated from the exons ATGTTGTGTTTCTTTTTCATCCCGGTGCAGTGGTTGTTCTTTGCGGCCAGCACGTACGTGTGGGTGCAGTATGTGTGGCACACGGACAAGGGGGTCTGCGTGCCGACGGTGGTGCTGTGGGCGGTCGTCGTTTACTTGGAGGCGGCGGTACGGTTGCGCGACGTCAAGCACATGCCTGGACATCTCGATTTATGTCGACCGTTCGCCGCGCATTGCATCGGGTATCCAGTTGTTACACTCGGGTTTGGGTTTAAATCATACATCGGGTTTCGGATGCGGCAGAGGAAGCAACGGGACGTAGCGaaagaaaacgaattttataTGCAATTAATGCAACAGGCTTTACCTATGGATACTACACCAcag GTTCAAGAAAATCCTTCAACCACAATAGTCGCATTAAACCATTcagtacaaaaagaaaagaaaaaagaggaAAGAAATGGGCATGTTTCAAATGGAACCCTAGCGAACGGAGTCCACAGTCAGAAGTCGCAAAGAAAATCGGTGGAAAAATTCAAAGAAGAGAACCATGAGAGGCACGAAAAACGAGATAAACCTAGTCACGCACACACAAACGGACTCATTACTCAAGAAGAGTCCGTGCCTCATCCTCCAATCGTTGAAGCAACAGAACAGAAGCCTCCAACGACGAGGCGGAGAGAGAAAAAAGAACAAGATAAAGATCGGGAGGCGGCCGAATGCCTACAAAGGTTAGAATTAGAAGCGAAACGATTAAGAAACGAGTTGCAATGCTCGCGGTCGAGCGAGCAAGATTTAAGGTTGCAAGTGGCCGCTTTAACAACCAGCGAAAAAGTATTAAGGGGTGATATACTCACGTTACAGCACAACGTCGAGgacttacaaaataaattacaaagttcGCAGAGTACTAAAAACACAGACCGTCAAATGATTAGTTATTTAGAACGTAAGGTTCAAGAGGAGAAACGAAACCGACAGAATTGTGAGGCACAAATAGCTCAAGAACGAAAAAGTAGAAAACAAGAAGAAGCTAGAGCTGCGCAg gTTGCGGCACAAAATAACAGGGGCGAATGTACAGAGTCGTGTAAATCGCGCAGGCGCGAATTAGAAAACGACTTACAAGAGTGTCGAACGACGCAACGATGGACTGAAGAACGTATGGCAGCTTTAGAACGGGAGAACACACTGTTAATTGAGAAATTACGCGACACCGATCTGCTTAGGTCCGCGCTCGATACGTTGCAAGACCAAAACACCCACCTTGAGAATTCACTCTCCGCCGAAACGAGAATCAAACTCGATCTGTTTAGCGCTTTGGGTGAAGCGAAAAGACAATTGGAGATACGCGACA GTCAAAATCGACtccaagaaaaagaaatcgaagaattaaaaagtaaaattgcCCAAGTTTTGGCGGTGATGCCAAATGATACGTTTGGAAGTCCGACACCTTCCAGCGCGATATCGAGGGTGAGACTGGCTGAAAGTCCCCCTGGTTCGACGTTGGATCCAAACGCGACGGCCTACACCCCGAAAGGCTCGCTGGTGGCGTCAACGGAAGCTTGA
- the LOC111426425 gene encoding ATP-dependent RNA helicase DDX42: MSSFNYTGFQMGKSKGSHNAVPPPPSSGVSKQGYSTMNAISQNAMSAAWGGSRKRAVTEDEYFEDDEEDATPALAYIPAPGSPTAVQQEQKDEVEEEDDEEDDPLDAYMAGIQQQMQVEKHSNRPQKTGVRNDLEEEDDEESYYRYMEENPNAGLLPVDDDNLDIEYDEDGNPIPPEKKKIIDPLPPIDHSTINYPPFEKDFYKLHPEIENLTSSKVNELRKTLGLTVSGNSTPSPVAAFAHFNLDEKLLKAIIRAEYITPTPIQSQAVPCALLGRDLLGIAQTGSGKTAAFLWPLLMHVAAQPPVEAGEGPIGLILAPTRELALQIYNEARRFARVYDVRVLCVYGGGSKWEQSQALKEGAEIIVATPGRIIDHIKGGATNLQRVTFLVLDEADRMFELGFEPQVRSVCNHVRPDRQTLLFSATFRKRIEKLAKDALNDPIKISQGVLGQANEDVTQHVLLLPNQLAKREWLFDKLVELLSAGSVLVFVTKKLDAEQVAKDLQVKEFECLLLHGDMEQADRNKVIMSFKKKDCSLLVATDVAARGLDIPHVRTVINFDIARDIDTHTHRIGRTGRAGTHGDAYTLLTDKDKEFAGHIVRNLEAAHQEVPQEVLDLALQSSWFRKARFKRKDQNPNIGGLGLGFKEKVNRPQAQNASTSSSSGGQQQASRGPATDRLSAMKAAFRAQYQTQFTASSDVPQSQTPTQPTRKKSRWQ, from the exons ATGAGCAGTTTTAACTATACCGGCTTCCAAATGGGCAAATCCAAAGGAAGTCATAACGCGGTTCCTCCTCCGCCGTCTTCTGGAGTAAGCAAACAAGGTTATTCCACGATGAATGCAATCAGCCAAAACGCGATGTCCGCCGCTTGGGGTGGCAGCAGAAAACGGGCGGTCACAGAAGACGA ATATTTTGAAGACGATGAGGAAGATGCTACTCCCGCTCTCGCTTATATCCCTGCACCTGGAAGTCCTACGGCTGTCCAACAAGAACAAAAAGATGAGGTTGAAGAGGAGGACGATGAAGAAGATGACCCCCTCGATGCTTATATGGCCGGAATACAACAGCAG atGCAAGTTGAGAAACATTCGAATCGGCCTCAAAAAACAGGGGTAAGAAACgatttagaagaagaagacgatGAAGAATCTTATTATCGTTACATGGAAGAAAATCCAAACGCCGGTTTACTCCCGGTTGATGACGACAATTTAGATATAGAATACGATGAAGACGGGAACCCAATTCCCcctgaaaaaaagaaaataatcgaTCCACTCCCCCCAATCGATCACTCAACAATAAATTACCCCCcatttgaaaaagatttttacaaACTCCACCCCGAAATAGAAAATCTAACATCATCGAAAGTCAACGAATTACGTAAAACTTTAGGGTTAACAGTTTCCGGAAATTCAACTCCGAGCCCTGTAGCAGCTTTCGCCCATTTTAATTTAGACGAGAAACTTTTAAAAGCAATTATAAGAGCTGAGTATATAACCCCAACCCCGATACAAAGCCAAGCTGTTCCTTGTGCTTTACTCGGGCGAGATTTGTTAGGTATCGCTCAAACTGGTTCAGGTAAAACGGCCGCTTTTTTATGGCCATTATTAATGCATGTAGCCGCCCAACCTCCCGTAGAAGCCGGAGAAGGCCCCATCGGACTTATTTTAGCTCCAACTCGTGAATTAGCTCTGCAAATTTACAACGAAGCGAGAAGATTTGCTCGCGTTTATGATGTAAGGGTTTTATGCGTTTATGGAGGTGGTTCAAAATGGGAACAAAGTCAAGCGTTAAAAGAAGGGGCTGAAATTATTGTTGCAACTCCTGGAAGAATAATCGATCATATTAAAGGGGGAGCTACTAATTTGCAAAGGGTGACGTTTTTGGTTTTGGACGAAGCCGATAGGATGTTTGAATTAGGTTTTGAACCGCAAGTCCGGTCAGTTTGTAATCATGTTCGACCTGATCGACAAACGTTGTTATTTAGCGCAACGTTTCGAAAAAGAATCGAGAAATTAGCTAAAGATGCTTTAAATGATCCCATTAAAATTTCGCAAGGAGTTTTAGGCCAAGCAAATGAAGATGTAACTCAGCACGTTTTACTCCTTCCAAATCAACTTGCTAAACGAGAATGGTTATTTGATAAATTAGTTGAATTATTGTCAGCTGGTTCTGTTTTAGTTTTCGTAACGAAAAAATTAGATGCGGAACAAGTCGCAAAAGATTTACAAGTAAAAGAATTTGAATGTTTGCTCTTACACGGCGACATGGAACAAGCTGATAGAAACAAAGTGATTATGAGTTTTAAAAAGAAGGATTGTTCGTTGTTGGTTGCGACGGATGTTGCAGCAAGAGGGTTGGATATCCCCCATGTTCGAACtgttatcaattttgatattgcGAGAGATATTGATACCCATACACATCGTATTGGGAGAACCGGTCGAGCTGGAACACACGGTGATGCTTACACTTTACTTACTGATAAAGATAAAGAATTCGCTGGGCATATTGTGAGAAATTTGGAAGCGGCACATCAAGAAGTTCCGCAAGAAGTTTTAGATTTAGCATTACAAAGTAGTTGGTTTAGAAAAGCAAG GTTTAAGAGGAAAGatcaaaatccaaatataGGTGGACTTGGTTtgggttttaaagagaaagtaaATCGTCCGCAGGCGCAAAATGCTTCGACGTCTTCTTCGTCAGGGGGTCAACAACAAGCGTCAAGGGGGCCGGCTACTGATCGGTTGTCGGCGATGAAAGCTGCTTTTAGAGCACAATACCAAACAcag TTCACAGCTAGTTCGGATGTTCCACAATCGCAAACTCCAACACAACCAACAAGAAAGAAAAGTCGGTGGCAGTAA
- the LOC111426114 gene encoding activating signal cointegrator 1 complex subunit 2 translates to MDFLSRQKEVFTNPNKKPLNELELEYSFVSKVRKSTSGKQKEADKKNYVLKKDRIAALDEKWIQKEHSYHEYQPYYSEVSPEENSLFLTKNKLFLDNLTFLLQCNYHQFWNYMVYEPRIKSILHGFLENPVNWYEIKHLQGEYLKLYNQIYEKVANVYLRLLTFKESDHEYMKEKTAVKLILEHKLITYPLIINFCLLYNKTCRVLVNMINEIFFDINQKVIYEKELAKIFEHALLIIEMIGGYICGFEENSVKIPIGIRPKPAKFDPQWVEEVTIYLLDTSASLNAFLSSCNNALNVALEMGIPYRLTYFYNNVYSVLYGMLEDRSESLFADYPGLKDRILEYIGIGRSEFVNVFHVFITYLIDNIIQSLGDNEKQDNFMENYLKLISNALEDEFFIFDYQNAHKIDVQLQTISDFHPHIDETRVNYIMECLSTLPTIEKVLSLKSDVSKPKKDLLKLPEIEPTPGTSKQYTPPNETEIYEIAKSVLETLPHLGDGFIVECLKSFNFNSEQVIAAILDEKLPPHLNKLDKNMIYVPPEPEEPQPVLAYKGKKPAYKDAKELLDDKRDLKEIKDFVLKTSSVTYDNIYDDEYDDRYDDEPGISFYEKDDDVRKPVQNRFEGYELVSDPPSSSEDDGEEERPQKASNAFCEDPAVLRARREAQFKGKNPRKNDVVGKPKGQGQDKNVLQNRDKKGVHKSSRANHNRKSGAQWKRNKGMIPM, encoded by the exons ATGGATTTTTTAAGTAGACAAAAAGAAGTTTTTACG AATCCGAATAAGAAACCTTTAAATGAATTAGAATTAGAGTACTCCTTCGTAAGTAAGGTTAGGAAATCTACGTCTGGGAAGCAAAAAGAAGCGGATAAGaaaaattacgttttaaaaaaagatcgAATCGCCGCATtg gATGAAAAATGGATTCAAAAAGAACATTCTTATCACGAATATCAACCATATTATTCTGAAGTATCACCGGAAGAAAATAGcttgtttttaacaaaaaataagttatttttggATAATTTAACCTTTTTATTGCAATGTAATTACCACCAATTTTGGAATTATATGGTTTATGAGCCTAGAATCAAGTCGATTTTGCATGGGTTTTTAGAAAATCCTGTAAATTGGTATGAAATTAAACATTTGCAAGGGGAATACCTTAAATTGTATAATCAGATTTATGAGAAGGTTGCAAATGTTTATTTACGACTTTTAACGTTTAAAGAATCTGAT cacGAATACATGAAAGAAAAAACAGCggtgaaattaattttagagcataaattaataacgTATCCCctcataataaatttttgtttgttatacAACAAAACGTGTCGGGTATTAGTTAACATGATAAACGagatttttttcgatataaatcaaaaagttatttatgaGAAGGAGTtggcaaaaatttttgaacacGCTTTATTAATTATCGAGATGATTGGAGGTTATATTTGCGGCTTTGAAGAAAATAGTGTTAAAATTCCAATCGGTATTAGGCCTAAACCCGCTAAATTCGACCCCCAATGGGTTGAAGAAGTCACGATTTATCTCTTGGACACTTCAGCATCGTTAAACGCATTTTTATCAAGTTGCAATAACGCGCTTAATGTCGCGTTGGAAATGGGGATTCCATACagattaacttatttttataacaacgtTTATTCCGTTTTATATGGAATGCTTGAAGATCGTTCTGAGAGTTTATTCGCTGATTATCCCGGGTTAAAAGATCGGATCTTGGAATATATCGGGATTGGGAGGAGCgaatttgttaatgttttccacgtttttattacttatttaatCGATAATATTATTCAGAGTTt agGTGATAATGAAAAACAAGATAATTTCAtggaaaattatttgaaattaatctCGAATGCGTTAGAggatgaattttttattttcgattatCAAAACGCCCACAAAATCGATGTCcaattacaaacaatttccGATTTTCATCCTCAcat TGACGAAACGAGGGTTAATTACATAATGGAATGTTTAAGCACTTTACCTACGATTGAAAAAGTGTTATCATTAAAATCTGATGTTAGTAAgccaaaaaaagatttattgaaaCTTCCGGAAATCGAACCAACCCCTGGGACTTCCAAACAATATACCCCACCGAATGAAACCGAAATTTATGAAATAGCTAAATCAGTTTTAGAAACTTTACCCCATCTAGGCGATGGGTTCATTGTCGAATgcttaaaatcgtttaattttaattccgaACAAGTAATTGCTGCGATTCTCGACGAAAAATTACCGcctcatttaaataaattagacaaaaatatgatttatgtTCCTCCAGAACCAGAAGAACCACAACCAGTATTAGCCTATAAAGGAAAAAAACCCGCTTATAAAGACGCCAAAGAATTACTAGACGATAAACGTGATTTAAAAGAGATTAaagattttgtattaaaaactaGTTCAGTAACTTACGATAACATTTACGATGATGAATATGATGACCGATACGATGATGAGCCGGGTATTTCGTTTTACGAGAAAGATGATGATGTTAGAAAGCCGGTACAAAATCGTTTTGAAGGTTATGAATTAGTTAGTGATCCTCCAAGTAGTTCGGAAGATGATGGGGAAGAAGAACGTCCTCAAAAAGCGTCGAATGCTTTTTGTGAGGATCCGGCGGTTTTAAGAGCTAGGCGGGAAGCTCAATTTAAAGGGAAAAATCCTCGAAAAAATGATGTCGTTGGTAAACCGAAAGGACAAGGGCAGGATAAAAACGTTTTGCAAAATAGGGATAAGAAAGGTGTGCATAAATCGAGTCGGGCTAATCATAATAGGAAGAGTGGAGCTCaatggaaaagaaataaaggtATGATTCCAATGTGA